TTCTTCCTTTAGCAAATCCAAGTGCTTGCAACGGATGCTCGCTTCACCCAAATGGTTGCGATAATAGTCGCTAGTGCGCATGGTCCTCTTGAGACTCTGACTGGAGATACGCACACGACGCTTGCCGCCGAATACAGCGGACTTCTGCATATTCATATCGTCGCGATTGAGGCATGAGGGGCTGTGAGAAATCAGAATGTGAAAATTGATAAAATTCTTGTCCATGATTTTTCCCTTTCTTTATGGATGGTTTATTTTTCTCGACTGATTCATGAAATAGCCTTCTAGTAAGTCACGTTTACTTCGCTCGTTCCAATACCAAAGAAGCTTTGCCGACATGAACCAATCTGCGGATGGCTCAACCATCTGTAGTATTCGGCGCAATTGGATCATGTCATTAGGGGCATCGGAGCGGATCACCTGAAATAGCCGCTTCTCACTGACTTTTCGCCCTCCGGCGATAGCCTTGCCTAAGCTGTCCGCACCGTTCTTGTGCCTGATATAAGGCAGGCAGAAAATCAAACGCTGGTATGCTTGTTTTTCCCA
This genomic stretch from Nitrospirota bacterium harbors:
- the casB gene encoding type I-E CRISPR-associated protein Cse2/CasB codes for the protein MEQQKLPDFMVLYKVWEHLPPGAKAELRRVRRPQELIEVPAFYRLFSGNAEQEWEKQAYQRLIFCLPYIRHKNGADSLGKAIAGGRKVSEKRLFQVIRSDAPNDMIQLRRILQMVEPSADWFMSAKLLWYWNERSKRDLLEGYFMNQSRKINHP